Genomic segment of Juglans microcarpa x Juglans regia isolate MS1-56 chromosome 7S, Jm3101_v1.0, whole genome shotgun sequence:
TATTTCTGTAAAGGGACATAGATTTTTGGATCTAACAAATAAGttatgtattttgtggagtttctatttatttattattgattattggtGATGTTTTTAAGTAATAGGaactaactctccggacctccagGAACGGCGTGTTACAGATACAGTTATAGGTTGTGCAAACGTCGCGTACTCATTTTGGAAAAGAGTAGgatctaccattaaaaaattaattttttaacatgagtcccttatttatttacttttttcaaaaagagaatATGTCGCTTGCGTACTctatgattgcaaatatcatttgtcaAAATTTGGTTTAGCATATTTAACTTAATTACAGGGAGGATGTATAAACAAGATCCGGAAGCAGGCATACCTGATGAAAGCATCTGAGATGAGGTACGCGCACTggagaaggaaaataatttgcCCAGCACCAAGCTGATAATACTCCCACAGAAAGATTTGCCCTTCTCGAATACAAGCGGATAGCCGTAGACGGAGCCAAACAGGTAGAGAGCCACAACCAACCAGAGCAGGATTGTCACAAAAAGCTTGAGAATCTGCTTTACGAATTTCCGAACCTTAACCTTCAGTAAACCATTGTAGTAGTCGTTAATGTCTCTCATGTCCCAGTCCAAATCATCAGCTGGATCCTGTGCTGAGAAAAGGGTCTCCCTCATTCCACTAAAGATTTTCGCAACCTCCTCATCCTTCATGTACCAATTAGTTTTTAGAATATGATAATCCTTAAGTACCTTCACATCCTTGGCAGTTTTTACCAGCGCACTCATCAATTGAATGTACTTTCTAAAAACCGAATACCGGGAGACATCAGGCTTGTACATGACTTCGTATTCCATTAAGTTTCTAATAATTAACACCGAGTATACATTCACTTTAATGACCGGGAGCATAATCGAGGCTGTTTCACGCTTAAACCGAATGCTATTGATGTGATCCGGGGAGAATTTCACTCCAACATCAGACAGCTTTGATGCTGTAGGCATCAAATTTTCCTCTCCAACCCCAGGTTTGTTTCCAATAAAGCATAGATAAAGTAACAAAGACCACGGTAGACCAACTAAACCTTTTACCAACTCAATTGatatttttagttcttttggCAGAGGTAGACCCGAGAGAAAATCCAAGACTTCGGTTGGCCCCAGTTCTGAAAAATATTCTGCAACTATATTTCGACCTGTTCTTTCTTCCTCAATTAATATTTCCAGTTGTTGCTCAGTGAGCGTGATCAAGTGGTACAGAAGATCCAACATATGCGTGCGCTTTAAAGCCATGGAATCCGGGTAGTTCTCCAGCACATTGAATGGAGAGAGTGCTTCACAATAACCCAACAATAGTTGAGGAAGATTTTTCTCAACGATTAGTGACTCCGAGCATTCCATGAGTAAGATATGTTTCAGTAGAAAAATCGGAATTTGGTTTTGAAGCATCGTCGTATCCACAGCTAGGATCTCAATATCCCATTGGAATCTGCTCATATCTGTATGGGCTAATAAGCGAAGCAAAGTATCCGAAGAGGTTAGAGCAACTTTATCTCTGTCATGGTGACAAAGCAacgcaaacaaaaacaaaccgtCTATCGCCATTGCGCATGCTATCTTCTCGTCCCCATCAGTCAAGTACATCTGGTAACAAGCGCGGATGTATGGCCCAAGCTTCACGAGTCCCTGAATGAGTTCTTGGAACTTAATGTGTCTGAATTCATTATGAATGTTCCTCGCTACCCCAACCTTGTGCATCTGCAGTGGTGACATGGAATGATAGAGGGGTCCTAAGCCTATAACCTTAGGGTAGTAAGCTTCTGGCTTGGAGTTGCTTAAAAACTTGGGCACAGAGAAGACACAAACTGGAGGAATTTCAAACTCATTATTGCTGCTGAATATGTTAATGATGTCAGTGACAAATGGATCTTGCAGTACTTCGTTAATATCGGTGCCACTGGCAGATGGATGTTGCGCATGCTCATGCTCATTCTGATCAAGGCTTGAACTTGAGGCCATCTTGGGTAAGCTTCTAAGGACGTAGAAGTTTGTTTCAAATCAATGGGCTTGCAACACACAAGTTCTTTAGTTGCGCTTTATAGCCAATTCCTTCTATGGAAGTGTGATAAGTCGGTAAAATCATGGGCAATTACTTAATGGAGTAGTTGAGATGGCATAATCATAGTCCATTATAAAAGCAGTTAAAGTTGACAAAATTACaggcaacttttattttatcagtaaataacaattttattaatgataaagtCGGTATAATCTAAGTACACGAAAACATATACAAAGTAACATCTATGTTGGAGCAAAACTATGGGTACTTACTCCATAGTAACGATAGAAAgacaacttttttataattattttgcaattcaatttataattgtggatatattttacaaaatgacgatatttttataattctagtttataaaaatagatattttatttaaaatagagttacaagttaaaatataataaaaaattgacaattgttattattattcttatttaatGCATGGAGTAGTTGAGTTGTCATGATCATAACACcacacattatatattttaatttttattatttttttattttattttatttttattaaactaattgaattgttctacttattattcatattccacatatttgttatatgaaaaatgaaaaaaaaatatttaaataagtgGAGTATGCTTTGTGTGTAtgagaatgataaatagaattattttttttttttttttttataggcttGACTCCATAAGTGTTGAAGTTTGAGTCGGTCCTCCCTAaaaaagttttataaggtgGCCAACAACAGTACTGGATATGGTTAAACTTGCATCGTGATAAAGGACCTGAACGTGGTAGGCATTGCTGGCCATTtggataaatttttgttttgttgtcgACAATGACACCCGTTTTAGAGggtatatataaaataggaGTAGTTTTGGAAAGGATTATGGGTTGGAAGCCCTTCACAATTATATATCTTCAAGTTAAAGATGCTGTGACTCCTCTACAATGGGTACAGTAAGGCCTATCCTTACGAGGAACCAACGGTTTACCACTTTTGGATCCAACAACAACAGATCCTTTCATCTAATCAGAATCATGATTAGTCAACATAACAAAAGCCTCATGATTAGAAGATAAAGAGTTAGAAATAATTTCTTGTTGCTTTTCCTCttgaagaacaagagaaaaaatcttattaatcgAAGCAAAAGGATCAGAGAGCAATATCTGATTGCGTAAATGAGCATAAGACTCATTAAGCCCCATCAAAAATTGCAAAACATAATCCTCTTATTGGTAATCAACAATCCGTTTGATAGCTCCATAGGAACAAGGAGAGAGGACGAAAATGAACCATTTCTTCCCAAAAGTTCTTCAAACGTGTAAAATAAGAACTTACAGAGATATTTTCTTGAAGTAAAGAAGCAATAGCCTTCCGGATCTGGAAGATACGAGGCCGATTACTTTATGCAAATTGTTCCTTCAAATCACTCCACATTTCTTCTACAGAATCAATGTAGAGGACTGAGGATGCGATTTCTTTAGACAAAGCATTAAGCAGCCAAGAAAGAACAATAATATTGCAATGAATCCAAGCGTGATACATAGGATCACTCGCAGAAGGTTTCGGCAAAGCACTATCAACAACACAAAGATTACTTTTAGCAATAAGAGCCATAGACATGGATCTATTCCATGTAAAATTATCACCAATGAGGGGTTGGGAGAGGAGCATCGCACCAGGATGATTTCCACTCTGATGGTAATACGGATTCGAGGAATGGATAGTGGAAGGTTTAGGGCTGGGGTTGGTAGAAGATGACTCGTCAGTGGGAATGGTCACGACGACGctctagggttagggttagagTGTTTCTCTGATCCGATGATAAGAGGAGAACCGAGATAGATGAAAagtcaagagagagagaggaagtaaTTTGGAAAATTCTAGAAAACTGATCTTATTCATCTGAATGTGTATTACATAGTACTTATACACTACAGTAAAATTGACTAAAGTACACGTTGGCTCACGTGTagagaattaaataaaatttatatacaatatatgataatatcctctttataatattcaatCGTCCCTGTTCGTGTTAATATT
This window contains:
- the LOC121240801 gene encoding putative UPF0481 protein At3g02645; this translates as MASSSSLDQNEHEHAQHPSASGTDINEVLQDPFVTDIINIFSSNNEFEIPPVCVFSVPKFLSNSKPEAYYPKVIGLGPLYHSMSPLQMHKVGVARNIHNEFRHIKFQELIQGLVKLGPYIRACYQMYLTDGDEKIACAMAIDGLFLFALLCHHDRDKVALTSSDTLLRLLAHTDMSRFQWDIEILAVDTTMLQNQIPIFLLKHILLMECSESLIVEKNLPQLLLGYCEALSPFNVLENYPDSMALKRTHMLDLLYHLITLTEQQLEILIEEERTGRNIVAEYFSELGPTEVLDFLSGLPLPKELKISIELVKGLVGLPWSLLLYLCFIGNKPGVGEENLMPTASKLSDVGVKFSPDHINSIRFKRETASIMLPVIKVNVYSVLIIRNLMEYEVMYKPDVSRYSVFRKYIQLMSALVKTAKDVKVLKDYHILKTNWYMKDEEVAKIFSGMRETLFSAQDPADDLDWDMRDINDYYNGLLKVKVRKFVKQILKLFVTILLWLVVALYLFGSVYGYPLVFEKGKSFCGSIISLVLGKLFSFSSARTSSQMLSSESDMTTLKIMNQDFVKLDRFDGTDFTHWKDKLMFILITLKISYVLDSNLLLLPESKSDDNNQIKAERKKRKEDELRL